The following are from one region of the Coffea eugenioides isolate CCC68of chromosome 2, Ceug_1.0, whole genome shotgun sequence genome:
- the LOC113764083 gene encoding auxin response factor 3 — protein MCGLIDLNTVNNDDDGSGSEMTPSASESVCMELWHACAGPLISLPKKGSRVVYLPQGHLEQLADQLSLSNIDLPPHIFCRVVDVKLHAEATTDEVYAQVSLLPDYQMEHKWKEGEVEVETEEDVEGAGKSLTPHMFCKTLTASDTSTHGGFSVPRRAAEDCFPPLDYEQQRPSQELVAKDLHGMEWKFRHIYRGQPRRHLLTTGWSAFVNKKKLVSGDAVLFLRGGDGELRLGIRRAAQLKSCSTFPTASQQFNASSITSVVNAVTTRRVFNVCYNPRAGSSEFIVPYQRFSKSVAHSISAGMRFKMRFETEDAAERRCTGLIVGISDADPVRWSGSRWRCLLVRWDDMEVSRHNRVSPWEIEPSGIVSGHSSLVTLGTKRTRTGLLTTKSEHSVARDATGISEYGDIRLQKVLQGQEIVGLNNPYDGFDASSQHPSEMKSFPNTKDSRISVVPNQLKSLQGDSFASHEVSFVEPFQFNQVLQGQETILNQSYGRGPAVDIVLESSGSSILNGVQVPGQGNRWSAIRGYPTHVQPPNPSGQLSSPSSVMMFHQASYPVSKVRDAPCGGNLEKLEACNRGLFDTSERYIRRISACSPESSSRREDVYGSSSGFLKDHRNLGYADTAFPNESSHRRGQTAVSMCKNSCRLFGFPLAEGKNGTNEENQIQVKMPYDHDAAFVPENDVQLHPKPSLVTKVTGNSCTKVSDLYNVRDMLLDIAL, from the exons ATGTGTGGATTAATTGACTTGAACACGGTGAACAACGACGACGACGGCAGCGGAAGTGAAATGACGCCTTCTGCTTCGGAGTCGGTGTGTATGGAGCTATGGCACGCTTGTGCCGGGCCGTTGATTTCGCTGCCGAAGAAAGGGAGCCGAGTGGTGTACTTGCCCCAGGGCCACCTGGAGCAGCTCGCTGATCAGCTCTCTCTATCCAATATTGATCTTCCTCCTCACATTTTCTGCCGCGTCGTCGATGTCAAGCTCCAT GCGGAGGCAACTACTGATGAGGTGTATGCACAAGTTTCTCTGCTTCCAGATTACCAG ATGGAGCATAAATGGAaggaaggggaagttgaagtaGAAACTGAAGAAGATGTTGAAGGCGCTGGAAAGTCTCTGACGCCCCACATGTTCTGCAAGACCCTTACTGCTTCAGATACTAGCACTCATGGGGGTTTCTCTGTCCCTCGTCGAGCTGCTGAAGATTGTTTCCCTCCTCTG gatTATGAGCAACAGAGGCCTTCTCAGGAGCTTGTAGCTAAGGATCTGCATGGAATGGAGTGGAAATTTCGGCACATATACCGGG GGCAGCCCCGAAGGCATTTACTGACAACCGGTTGGAGTGCATTTGTCAATAAGAAGAAGCTTGTTTCTGGAGATGCTGTTCTTTTTCTGAG GGGTGGTGATGGAGAACTTAGGCTTGGTATCCGAAGAGCTGCTCAGCTAAAAAGTTGTTCTACATTTCCAACTGCAAGCCAACAGTTCAATGCCAGCAGCATCACTTCTGTGGTCAATGCTGTAACCACGAGAAGGGTCTTCAATGTCTGTTACAATCCAAG GGCTGGCTCATCAGAGTTTATTGTACCTTACCAAAGATTCTCAAAGAGTGTTGCACACTCTATTTCAGCGGGAATGAGATTTAAAATGCGTTTTGAAACAGAAGATGCAGCTGAGAGAAG GTGCACTGGACTTATTGTTGGGATAAGTGATGCTGATCCTGTTAGGTGGTCTGGTTCAAGATGGAGGTGTCTATTG GTTAGGTGGGATGATATGGAGGTGTCTCGGCATAATCGAGTGTCCCCTTGGGAGATTGAGCCATCTGGTATAGTTTCTGGTCACAGCAGCTTAGTGACCCTGGGAACAAAAAGGACGAGGACCGGTTTGCTAACGACCAAATCTGAACATTCAGTTGCCAGAG ATGCAACAGGAATATCAGAATATGGAGATATAAGGTTGCAGAAGGTCTTGCAAGGTCAAGAAATTGTAGGTTTGAATAATCCATATGATGGTTTTGATGCCTCGAGTCAGCATCCATCAGAAATGAAATCTTTTCCCAATACTAAAGATTCCAGGATTTCTGTAGTGCCAAATCAGCTTAAATCCCTGCAAGGAGACTCTTTTGCTTCACACGAAGTGAGCTTTGTTGAACCTTTTCAGTTCAATCAGGTCTTGCAAGGTCAAGAAACTATTCTGAACCAATCATATGGAAGAGGGCCTGCTGTTGATATTGTGCTAGAAAGTAGTGGGTCTTCTATACTTAATGGTGTGCAGGTCCCAGGCCAGGGGAACAGATGGTCTGCTATTCGGGGTTATCCTACTCATGTTCAACCTCCCAATCCATCAGGGCAGCTGTCATCACCATCTTCTGTTATGATGTTTCATCAAGCAAGCTATCCAGTTTCTAAAGTGCGTGATGCACCATGTGGTGGTAACTTGGAGAAGTTAGAGGCTTGCAACCGGGGTTTATTTGATACTTCTGAAAGGTATATTAGGCGGATCAGCGCGTGTTCTCCTGAGAGTAGCTCTAGGAGGGAAGATGTATATGGATCCAGTTCTGGTTTCTTGAAAGACCATAGGAATTTGGGGTATGCAGACACTGCTTTTCCAAATGAATCATCACATAGAAGAGGCCAGACTGCAGTTTCCATGTGCAAAAATAGTTGCAGGCTTTTTGGTTTTCCTTTGGCTGAGGGGAAAAATGGCACAAATGAAGAGAACCAAATTCAAGTCAAAATGCCCTATGATCATGACGCAGCTTTTGTACCCGAGAATGATGTGCAATTGCACCCAAAGCCTTCACTTGTCACTAAGGTAACTGGAAACAGTTGCACTAAAGTAAGTGACCTCTATAATGTAAGAGATATGCTTCTCGATATAGCTTTGTAG